The sequence below is a genomic window from Bombus pascuorum chromosome 15, iyBomPasc1.1, whole genome shotgun sequence.
GAGAACtctattataataatcaatGCTGAAAGTAGTAGATGCTATACCAGGTCCCACGCGTTCTTGTCTCAAATTAAGATCTTGTAAGGAAATCTCCAGTAATGGTACGTCAGCGTCTCTACAATCATCTATAATGCATATTCTTGCACAtgatatttgaatttcaaaagtGTGAAAGATGGACTCGTTGTTTGTACTGGTGTCTGAATTAGGTACTGCATGTTGCGTTAACCACAAAGCTGCTTCATCCAATTGCCCATTACAGAGATCCAAAGCAGCTCTACAGTCAGTATCTGTAAATCCCAGGGCTGTCAATTTTTGTACTTGCCTCTCGGTGGGTGTCAATGCTTCACTGGAGCGTTGTTTAGCTACTAGAGTCTGTTTTGGTAGAGAACTGAGCATTCTAGAGAACATAGTCACATCATGGTAACTTAATCTTACGCACAGAGGTTGCAATTGTATTTCAAGACATTTATCTACTGTCAAATCCAAACTGGCTCCAACTGGATCTATTATAGATAATGCAGTCTCTTCTTCTAGCCCTAAGACACAGGAAAAGAGTTCGCAATGGGACAGGTTACAAGAAAGAGGCTTTTCACCTTCTTGAGGCGCAGATCTATAAGAAAGAACAGCTGTGTTTTTCAGAATAACGGCGTTCGTATCGCGAATCGATGTATCCTCTACAATAACTAATTCTGAATCAGTAATATTAATCTTTAATTCGAATGGTATTGCAGACAAAGCATTACTGTCATTTTCTTGGTTGTTTTCGGTGATTATTTGAGCAGTTCCAAGAATGGGTTCTGGTTCTACAGAATTCAAAATCAGGAAATCTCTTACAGCTTCCCACCAGTCTAGTATAGCAGTTAAGCGCATGCTGTGAACCAAAATAGTCGTGGCCGCGTTTGCTTTACGCCTTCTATGATGCACCTCAGCCTGGACACgattttcattatttgaatttctcaGAGGCTGTAAAATACTTGTGAAAACATTAGATTGTTTGTTAGCAGGCTCATCCTGAAACCTCATATCCATAATTAGTATTTCCTGGGATACTAAATCAATATCCTGTGATCCATCGCTCAATGAATCCAATGTCAATCtggattttatgaaattaatacaagCTAATGCTGCAATATTATGATTTGGATGCAGCTTAACAGTAACATTTACCAATTCTAGCGTTATACACGATTTTTTCCAGATTTTCCCCTTGTTATCCATGCTAACTATGGAATACTCAACAGCTTCGTTCAGATCTTGCATGAATTGTCGCAAGTCATCCAAATTTTCGCCGATATTGTAAGAAAGTAAACCTCGAATCAACATATACTGAGCAGGATCCAAAGCACAATCCATTGTGGATAGCGTTCCATGAATGCTCAAATCTGGGATTTCTCTACTAATATAGGTGTCCAAGTTCCTTTCGatacgtaattttaaatgGCACATTTCAGTGAGCAAGGATGATCCAAGTTTCTTGATATAAAAACCACCAACAAGCAGATTATCCATATTGCCATCCTGATCATCATCACACTTAATCCGTTTGGCTGCATAGACGTCCATATTAACAAGTTCAAGGAACATTATGTCTAACATGCATTTATCTATCTCTTCTGAAGTTTCGAATCGATTATGTGCAGTGAGCTCTCCTAGATCTAGCAATAACATCTCATCTGATCTAGAACTAACTGGCAATAGGATTACTGGTGCACCTGCTTCTAATTCTAAAGATAGTCTTATGCTTCTCTTGTTAGTATCGATTATAGCACCAACGCCAGCTCTCAGATTAGCCATAATGGTCCAAAGTTGAGAAAAATGGCCAATGAACGCTTGAAGTTCTGCCACGAATCTTTGAGTGTGTACATAATGGACAGCAGACATCTCTAGTTTTAATTGGGCATCATAAGGTCGTTTTTCAGAATCAACATAGCTGGAATACTGAAAATTCAGAGCTTTCCGCCCAGATGAAAGGAACCTCTCTCTATAAAACCTTCCGTGCGGTGTTAGGTCTAACAAAGACATCGATCCCAAGGATCCTGACACCTTCGTCTTCCCATTTGCTTTCAAAATGTGCATGTTTGCATTAGATACATTAGCTTTAGCAATTTCCCTCTCAGATTGTATCAAAACCAGCGTTAAAGACCTAACTTCTATCTCAGTTTCTGATCGTAGAGGTAGATTATCCACCTTGTCCAATTGATCTGTACCAGTGGACGCTTGATGCATTGTAACTTTAGGACTGTTTCCTGAGGGACCAGCAAACCCAAAGAAATCAAATACCACCATCCAGGATTCGACATTAATGACCAAATCCAAACAATTAAAATCCACTGTGACAATTTTCTGATGAAACTGATTTTTCGTTGGCAGATCACAGTCTGGTTCTGTTATAGTAATGCTCATTAATACCAGATTCTCTTCACTGGTTGATGCACCAGGAGACGGAGGTGGAGTATTTGGAGTGTTTGCCAAAGAAACTGGTTTTCTACGCCAGTGAGCAGGAATTGTTCCATATAAGGTATCAGTTTCTAATCTATCGGGTAAACTTCCTCGCCCAAATTCGCTTCTAATTTGTTGTACAAAGGCAAAATCAGGACAAGACTTAGAGACACCAGCTAAAAGTTTGGCACGAGTCGGAGCTGATGATTGCATCATGTATCTATGCCTGGAGCCAATGGGACACAGAAGGTCCTCCATCAAAAGGGATCGTAGAGCAACTTGAATAGTGGATTCatttttttgcaatttctcATATTTGGCCACAAAATCCCTCATGGACAATTCAACTAATGGCTGTTCCAAAAGGCCCTGTTTGAGTTCTATACCTAGAGTAGGCAGTTCGAATAAAACTTTGATGGAGAGATCAAATTTATCAGAATAATTTGGTGCTTTGCTCATTGCTTGAGACTTCTGAACAACGGGTACCGATACTGGCATGGAGAAAAGTCTATTAGTAGTGTCTAATAACTGTTCGTATTGTTCTCGTGATAGGGAGACTTTCAATGGTGTCATTACAACTCCATGAACTTGGACAATAGGATTACTGAAAAATTCATTGTCGAGAAAGAAACTCGGACTTTGTGCTAACGCATTCTCTTTTTCAACCACAACTTTTAATACAGTATCATGCAAAATTGGCTTGCCTGATTCTTTGCAACAGTACATTTCTTCAGCTCTTAGAGGAAGATTACTATGAACTTGTCCCACGTTGGCAGATATCTCCAAAGAGTACAAGTTCATTTCCCTAACTTCTAGAGTTAATTTGTGCTTCGCCATGGAACCTTGATGAGGTTCGTGTTGCAAGGACATAGTGCCAAGATGTGCAACGAAAACTTGTCTACTGTGAGATGAACGCGGAATTACCAAAACAGGGCTATCCAACAGGATATCTAATTTCAAAGACAAACTTCCTGAATTTTCCAAATCCACAGACAAACTTGGTAAACGTCTACGAGGTGGAATCGACCAGTCCTCTGCGTTTACTAAGCCTATGGCCATGTCTGTGGCAGCTGCACTGATCTGCCGTGCAAGCTTACTCAAATACTGTTTAAACTCGTCAGCACAAGAACATAACTCTGACAATAAATGAGGAGCGTGGGTATACCAAACACTACCAATACGAATTGTTAGATCTATTAAGGTTTCCATTCCATCCTGCTGTTGTGCACAAGGTTTGGTACATCGATTGGCGGAAAACCGTAAAGCTTCTGGTTGATTAGGCAGACCAGGAAAATGTTCTAAGGGATGTTGAGATGGATCAGCTATTGGGTCTCTTCCAACACTGACGATTCTTTGGTGTGTTTTACCGGTTGGTGTTTGATCCAAGATTTGTAAACCTCCAAGTGAACCAGAGATAGAAGCGTTTACTGCCAAAGTAGCTTGTATGCGAGCGTCACACATCGTAGCTGTGGCGATTTTCTGACCTACCAAGTGATTATCCTGTATCACTGCCCTTAGGAGAAGCACATTCAGTCTATGGAAATCAAAGGTTACTTCTGTCCTGGTGGAAACCTTTGGCTCCATAGTTTGGCTTGAGATGGATTCTTGTCTCTCGATGTATCCTGGTTTCATCTTCCTTTGAGAAGGGAATATCCTTTTAAAGAATCCCATTAGTTCAACAATGGTTTCCTGATTAGCAATAATATCCAAGTTGTTGAACTGAATATTGGCTACTCTCAAAATCTCTAATGTATCATATACTAAAGTTAACTCAACTACTATCAAAGCTTCAGAATCCATTTTCTCCAATTCAATTAAAGAATTACTTCTGGGTGATTGCGGATTCTTCTCTTTGCTTGCTAGATTAGACAAAGCATTGGTCAAAGCAACTGGAGAAGTCAATCTCCTTGGCATATTGAGATCGGGAGAACCAGGAGAGACTGGAGAAACAGGAGATGTTGGTTCCGAATCTCTTAAGCTCCCAGAAATACTGTCCATCCCTACGTGTTTGTGACTGGCTACTAATAATTCAAAATCGGGACCAAATTCTTGAAGAGCATCGACGAGAAGCAAACCATGGACAGATAGGGAAACATTGATATCTGCAGACCTTTTGCTAAAACCGGCTCGGACTCCAGAGACCTGGAGTTCTGCAACACTACGACCTCTAGATTGCAACTCGAAGGTCATCTGATCAATAATGAATTGAACCATAACTGCGTGGCTTAAAGATTTGTCTAGGCTCTCTTCTTTCTTAGGACTCTCTGGTTCTATACTGATTACATCAGCCTGAGAAATTCCGGTGGATTTCGAGAAGctggataataaattatacatcaGTCTAATTGCCTCCACCTTCTGTTCATTAACATGAACCACCAGTCTTGGCAGATTCCCAGACACGGTCACGGATGGCAAATTCGGATCAGAGGAAGCAAACACTCTTCGTTCAATTTGCAAGGATATGTTGAAACGTTCCAGAACGTGCAAGCTAGACATCCCCCTGGTTCGTATGTGTTTCCAATTGTCCTTCACTTTCCCTACAAGAATCTGCAAATCCACTAGATCGATAGTATAGTGGTCGTACAGTTTCTGATGCAATGCTGTCTCAGAAATGGTCGGGAAGTCTTGTATAGAACCATTTTCTTGACTTCCAGGCGGTGTCGAACAAGGTGTCTCGAATCTTTCATCTTCATCGTCGCTATTTAATTCAGGAGAGTTCGATTTAATGATTACTTCGTTATTTTGTACGTTATTCGACAAGTGGAGCTTTCCGAAATCTACAACAACCACCGCAGCATTGGAATCGGTAAAATTCTCAACTAGTAAAATCTGTGGTGCCGATATATTGAACTGCAAATCCCAGGAGGAGCGATATACCAAATCGCCATCTAAAATCTGTTCCCAATTCTTGATAAGCTGTCTTCGAGTTCGTCGCTTCATGGCTTGAAACCTTTGATTGGTCGATGATCTGTGTGGTTTGCACATGAAGTCTATAAGCCAATGTATCACTGTAGAGTTGTAAACTACATCTAATGACTTTGAATTCACTTGCAGCAAATGATCAGCATTTAAGTGCAATGGTCTTTTTTCGTAAGTCATTTCAAAGAGTTGTTGAGGTAATTGATTGGTTAACTTTTCTGAAGAACCACGGACTCTAGAGGTTATTGTGGGAATTATTTGAGGCTGCACCAAAATCGGGAATGTGGAATTCTCTGTGAGATAGTCATGAAGATACAAGGCTCCCAAactgataaaaaatttgtgaGATCCATATCTGGGTCTCGAATCGTAACTCAAATTTACTCGTTCGAACTGTAGCTCTATAACCGCTTTCGTATTCTTGCCATTGTTCTTCATTGTACAAAGGGAAAAAGCGCCTTTagataaagtaaaattgaacTGTCCAAACACTGTATCTCGACGTAACAAGGTGTCATCATCTATAGTGTCTGCTAGAACATCCAAAAGCTCTCCATCAAATGTAGAGGATGTACTTTGAGTGTTCGTATTTGAACTCTTTGAATACCAGCCCCACCACTGTGGAAACCATTGCTCCAACATTCCTCTAGGTTGCGGTACATTTACATCAGAATTTTGAGGTAATTTTGAAGGTTTAACTCTATACATTGCTATTTCTCTCAGTACTCTCAATTCATCAAAACTTCGTTCCTgttctatcttttcttttaactGCTTGATATCTGGAGGTAAGATACTAGTTGGTGTTCCTATAAAATGACACTGATGAGTATCAAGAAGCAATGAAATAGTagatttccataatttttcttaaataccTAGCAGTTTAACGTGACTCTCtacatataaaatgttctcATTGCCTCTTTGAAGGATATCTTTCCATGATGGTTTAGGTTTTAGAGCGTCTTTTCCGAGGTGACACCTTGCTGCATACTTCCACCACTCCCTTGGAGCAGCAGACACACTAAGCAATGGACGGCAACATCTCTGTTGCTTACGACGTTCTATATCTTTCAATTCTCTTATACATTTAACTATTTGATCATATTGTACCTAACAGAAAGTCACTTGCAATATAAGGACTTTAAATAGTGAAAGCATATATATAGTTCTAAACTTACATCTGTGAGACATAATGGGACATCATCTAATAAAAGATCAACAACCATTCTAGGTTTATTCGTGGATCTCAACGGTCGTTCAGACCTATCTCTCTTAATATGAGCTCTTGCATTAACAGGTAATAAGATATGgttctttattatattgtttggCTCGCTCATGgcaatctgaaaataaaattaatttcaaaattattggttaatttattttaattaaatgaactAGACATATAAAAACCAATATATACAGCTAAATCACCGAGATTAAGAGACCCAAGAAATTCATCTTTTTTCATGTGATTCCAATAAATAGAAAGACTGTCAAGTTCCATGAGCTTGAAAGAAGCATCTGTGAGATTCCAGGATGTAGAACCAGGTATCCAACTAGCATCACAACTTTGTGCAGTTAGAGCTCCTATAGTTACACCAAGTGTAACACCAGTACctattaatcaaaattattttccagtaatatatttaccattactttatttatcttattaaataagaaaacttTTTTCACCATCTGATAATGTCACACCATCTTCATATCTTATGTGAACATCCTTAATATTGAGctgtaaattttcaataatatttgtgATCAAGGAGGTGCCATAATTTACCCAGGAACTGTAACTGGTGGCATAATAACCAGGATCTCGTTCTGTGTCTGCTCTCCATCTTGCTTCTAATGAATCTAATCGACTCAACTTATATTCTAAAATTGCCTGTTCTTCTGTTTCACTGTCAAactataaatacaattatctATAAACATATAGAACTGACAATATACACTGCAGGGAAATCACAGATCATATACCTCATCCAAACTGATTGGCCCAGCTACCAAATAAAGTTGCTCTATCACTATGACCCATGAAGCTGTTCTTATTTGACGAACAGGTACTTGTAATCTTACTTTACCAATAAATCCTGCTTTTATTTCCACTGGTAATCCAATATGACGCAAGGCTTCTTTCTTTAATGGCAAATTCTCTAATTCAACTTCACctaatataagatattttcattttactatTAAACTTCGTTGAATGAAtactattaaatttcaatgtacACTTAAGGAGATTTGGTTTGAAACTAAATAATCCTATTTAACAAGCAGTGATATAATGCACAActaattctaaatttttaaataatataaggGAAGTAATATCAGCGAggtatttcaatgaaaatcaaTTCTTATATTACATGAATAAATTAGGAAGAAAAACATAACCTTACCAGAGAGTAAAGCGATACTCAATTGATcggtatttaaattttccacgtATTTCCCgagataattatttaacacCCAGGCAACGAGTCCTTCCAACATTTTGAAGGATTGTAAAATTCCTTAACAGCTACAAGGACCAACTTATATACAAAAGCAGTCATAAGTATATTCTGTATAGGTTATATTCGTCGaagtttcgttcaaattttcaaaactcaCGATGTAATAGCGATTATTGGTCGTACGATCGGCGAGTTGTAGCTCTGCTCGAGCAGaagtaacattttttacatcgaaatactattttttttattacgaaagcCACGAGACCTCCCGTTAACGATACAGATCATATCAAAGAAGCTTCATCGATCGTGAACACCATCGTGTCGAATGTACAACAATTTCGACATCACGTTAAGAACTTTGAAACTTGCGATTATTTATAACGAAACACAACTTTTTTTCTGCAATGTAAAATTCTGATCAAATTGCGAACTATGTAGGAGGGGGAATAACGTTACGTATATTATTAgtagaatatataaatgtttaagcAGTTATAGGTAATTTAAATaccaaatatatattaaatatttatagtaaacTACTTGTTATACTGTTCAGAAGATAaagaacatataaatataaatttgtatacatTAAATACATCCACAGtctaattttttaagttattCGCGGACTCGGAATTTgtgtaattgaaattttctgaattgaaaaaataatttttatg
It includes:
- the LOC132914389 gene encoding intermembrane lipid transfer protein Vps13D isoform X1, whose product is MLEGLVAWVLNNYLGKYVENLNTDQLSIALLSGEVELENLPLKKEALRHIGLPVEIKAGFIGKVRLQVPVRQIRTASWVIVIEQLYLVAGPISLDEFDSETEEQAILEYKLSRLDSLEARWRADTERDPGYYATSYSSWVNYGTSLITNIIENLQLNIKDVHIRYEDGVTLSDGTGVTLGVTIGALTAQSCDASWIPGSTSWNLTDASFKLMELDSLSIYWNHMKKDEFLGSLNLGDLAIAMSEPNNIIKNHILLPVNARAHIKRDRSERPLRSTNKPRMVVDLLLDDVPLCLTDVQYDQIVKCIRELKDIERRKQQRCCRPLLSVSAAPREWWKYAARCHLGKDALKPKPSWKDILQRGNENILYVESHVKLLGTPTSILPPDIKQLKEKIEQERSFDELRVLREIAMYRVKPSKLPQNSDVNVPQPRGMLEQWFPQWWGWYSKSSNTNTQSTSSTFDGELLDVLADTIDDDTLLRRDTVFGQFNFTLSKGAFSLCTMKNNGKNTKAVIELQFERVNLSYDSRPRYGSHKFFISLGALYLHDYLTENSTFPILVQPQIIPTITSRVRGSSEKLTNQLPQQLFEMTYEKRPLHLNADHLLQVNSKSLDVVYNSTVIHWLIDFMCKPHRSSTNQRFQAMKRRTRRQLIKNWEQILDGDLVYRSSWDLQFNISAPQILLVENFTDSNAAVVVVDFGKLHLSNNVQNNEVIIKSNSPELNSDDEDERFETPCSTPPGSQENGSIQDFPTISETALHQKLYDHYTIDLVDLQILVGKVKDNWKHIRTRGMSSLHVLERFNISLQIERRVFASSDPNLPSVTVSGNLPRLVVHVNEQKVEAIRLMYNLLSSFSKSTGISQADVISIEPESPKKEESLDKSLSHAVMVQFIIDQMTFELQSRGRSVAELQVSGVRAGFSKRSADINVSLSVHGLLLVDALQEFGPDFELLVASHKHVGMDSISGSLRDSEPTSPVSPVSPGSPDLNMPRRLTSPVALTNALSNLASKEKNPQSPRSNSLIELEKMDSEALIVVELTLVYDTLEILRVANIQFNNLDIIANQETIVELMGFFKRIFPSQRKMKPGYIERQESISSQTMEPKVSTRTEVTFDFHRLNVLLLRAVIQDNHLVGQKIATATMCDARIQATLAVNASISGSLGGLQILDQTPTGKTHQRIVSVGRDPIADPSQHPLEHFPGLPNQPEALRFSANRCTKPCAQQQDGMETLIDLTIRIGSVWYTHAPHLLSELCSCADEFKQYLSKLARQISAAATDMAIGLVNAEDWSIPPRRRLPSLSVDLENSGSLSLKLDILLDSPVLVIPRSSHSRQVFVAHLGTMSLQHEPHQGSMAKHKLTLEVREMNLYSLEISANVGQVHSNLPLRAEEMYCCKESGKPILHDTVLKVVVEKENALAQSPSFFLDNEFFSNPIVQVHGVVMTPLKVSLSREQYEQLLDTTNRLFSMPVSVPVVQKSQAMSKAPNYSDKFDLSIKVLFELPTLGIELKQGLLEQPLVELSMRDFVAKYEKLQKNESTIQVALRSLLMEDLLCPIGSRHRYMMQSSAPTRAKLLAGVSKSCPDFAFVQQIRSEFGRGSLPDRLETDTLYGTIPAHWRRKPVSLANTPNTPPPSPGASTSEENLVLMSITITEPDCDLPTKNQFHQKIVTVDFNCLDLVINVESWMVVFDFFGFAGPSGNSPKVTMHQASTGTDQLDKVDNLPLRSETEIEVRSLTLVLIQSEREIAKANVSNANMHILKANGKTKVSGSLGSMSLLDLTPHGRFYRERFLSSGRKALNFQYSSYVDSEKRPYDAQLKLEMSAVHYVHTQRFVAELQAFIGHFSQLWTIMANLRAGVGAIIDTNKRSIRLSLELEAGAPVILLPVSSRSDEMLLLDLGELTAHNRFETSEEIDKCMLDIMFLELVNMDVYAAKRIKCDDDQDGNMDNLLVGGFYIKKLGSSLLTEMCHLKLRIERNLDTYISREIPDLSIHGTLSTMDCALDPAQYMLIRGLLSYNIGENLDDLRQFMQDLNEAVEYSIVSMDNKGKIWKKSCITLELVNVTVKLHPNHNIAALACINFIKSRLTLDSLSDGSQDIDLVSQEILIMDMRFQDEPANKQSNVFTSILQPLRNSNNENRVQAEVHHRRRKANAATTILVHSMRLTAILDWWEAVRDFLILNSVEPEPILGTAQIITENNQENDSNALSAIPFELKINITDSELVIVEDTSIRDTNAVILKNTAVLSYRSAPQEGEKPLSCNLSHCELFSCVLGLEEETALSIIDPVGASLDLTVDKCLEIQLQPLCVRLSYHDVTMFSRMLSSLPKQTLVAKQRSSEALTPTERQVQKLTALGFTDTDCRAALDLCNGQLDEAALWLTQHAVPNSDTSTNNESIFHTFEIQISCARICIIDDCRDADVPLLEISLQDLNLRQERVGPGIASTTFSIDYYNRVLSGWEPFIEPWCATVQWEQMLTNSFNAKRLQMSVNSQDSVDVNITSTLIELIELVKNNWMQDFYSTSSKEVNVTKASNGQGYRRRMPFIPFALRNETGCKLWFKTIIATADDTKNVGQNFKAQNDFQKDHTWLEVLPGDTVPFTFEGRGKLRHHATHTVRRHQITVLVDGWRPVDPVTVDRVGIYFRHASANITDIQIDTTLFQILTPKARIVFAVELEGSARKLVTVRSALQISNKLKHTVEIKMEKTLNQYGYQLLTSSTSDRILQVPAQSTISIPLTHTGVQMCLKPISLNNLFQYCTETIDWTIVKKPLEVIENRITCRANHNNIFRMSIAVMRDNYPLDMSQMLPAHTITVMAPLTLTNLLPHELLYEISTENGRILPGDSADLHTVNVEEQLEITVQLDGYSGSGTMLLPPNTNSFTARLRLTDSCGRILYLHAAVNIEKGSAIHINITAPYWIINKTGLPLVFRQEGVGIEAAGQFEENEKARMVAPLLFSFSDEEASRTLSVRIGTSVHPQGIPQWSQHFHLQPGIQVHRLRISLRDGRPDIVYLISVATRIARGKYRATTVVTLSPRYQLHNKSSSTLELAQKCFTTTISHPDAQSTYIKIMSNCHMAFHWPRLDKDLLLCVRNVDVKNCMWSGGIRLDDNYSLTINIRDSTGKMYFLRVDVVLQESTYFIVFTDADTMPPPIRVDNFSEVPLVVNQVTVHDNLQWTVRPHSSVPYALDESIQAAAVVLTAPGGVTATYDLNVLGEGRVLTYENFIYIAFTGTFKNDCDLGTGEGGLDPLDVETQRLVLEAGPGGWVALRRKQYGARSQLWRMTGDGQLQHEGSSPPRDKHSRVPETVLVLDIAGTAPQPFTYCALALRKPDPRRRSTQTWRFTDDGRLCCAHKNMCVQSKDGFMGLHEGGSVARWQMWSEAVLGPQMHTNPPPIEQRVGRQKLRPGSGFLSVTVTTDGPTRVLQVLDIKERKKTFALLEERDWSHIAISHRPTQINSDAEKVNSKELELKVNLTAGLGLSIVSRRPVEELLFARLAGISLELVQTPINTTLDLSMEDIQIDNQLFEAQCTSVLYVTRSTRVESEHRPAIHMVAEKLKSKNQNAEIYKHVVVSIKPLCIHLEEKLILKLVAFVGAGRSELEVPMDENDFKAQRFISEVSAAHAKRYYFGALKIVPSQIKLSVLTTTKLPRQLQIIKRQLGLTLIKFEDATIELEPFIKKHPFESTQFLVHSIIKHYKDELKWQAAVILGSVDFLGNPLGFVNDVTEGVSGLIYEGSVKTLVKNVTHGISNSAAKVTESLSDGLGRVIMDERHEEARQRIRANTAGSSDHLVAGLKGFGFGLLGGVTSIFKQTYDGATNEGFPGFFAGFGKGVVGTITKPVVGVLDLATETATAVRETSRSAHRTIPKRDRPPRVASGSAGLLPPYNRQQAEGQEFLYIINDHNYSELFVAYECLRSGTENLRVLVSNERVRVISGGTKGVVTEVSLADLLYCQPMHKLESNGVTLYYIELISRSDSTIAVNIDGPELLRRPKVRCDNEEVAKRVSQQINYAKGMHEERSLTLSSSDNMLDDVQYYK